From the genome of Azospirillum fermentarium:
CTGCTGACCTACGCCGACAGCTACCCGCTGTTCCTCCTGGCGGCGCTGGCGATGGGGATTGCCGGCGGCGCCTTCGCCGTGGGGGTGGCCTATGTCTCGCGCTGGTATCCCAAGGAACGGCAAGGCACGGCGCTGGGCATCTTCGGCATGGGCAACGTCGGCGCGGCGGTGACCAAGTTCGTGGCCCCGTTCGTGATGGTCGCCTACGGCTGGGAAATGGTGGCGCAGGTGTGGGCCGCCGCAATCCTGGTCATGGCCGCGATCTTCTGGGTCTCGACCGAGGATGATCCGGTCCTGGTCCGGCGGCGGGCCGCCGGGTCGCCCCCGGAATCGACGGCGATGCATCTGTCACCGCTGAAGAACATCCAGGTCTGGCGTTTCGCGCTCTATTACTTCTTCGTCTTCGGCGCCTTCGTCGCACTCGCCCTGTGGCTGCCGCGCTATTACGTCGGCGTCTACGGGCTGGACATCAAGACCGCCGGCATGCTGGGGGCCGCCTACTCCATCCCCGCGTCGGTGTTCCGCGCCTTCGGCGGCGTGCTGTCGGACCGGATCGGCGCGCGGCGGGTGCTGTACTGGACCTTCGGCGTGTCGGCTCTGTGCAGCTTCCTGCTGGCCTACCCGGCGACCGACTATGTGGTGCAGGGGATCAAGGGGCCCATCGCCTTTTCCTTCGCCATCGGGCTGGTGCCCTTCACCATCCTGACCTTCGTTCTGGGCTTCTTCATGAGCCTGGGCAAGGCCGCGGTCTACAAGCACATCCCCGTCTATTACCCCGACAACGTCGGTTCGGTGGGCGGCATCGTCGGGCTGATCGGGGGCCTGGGCGGTTTCATCCTGCCCATCGTGTTCGGTGCCCTCAACGACCTGACCGGCATCTGGACGAGTTGCTTCATGCTGCTGTTCCTGATCGTCGCCACCGCCTTCGTGTGGATGCATCTGGCGGTCGGGCGCATGGAGCGCCGCCACCTGCCCAGCCTGAAGAATCTGCCGGAACTGCCGGAACTGGACGGCGCCGGACAAGCCCCCCCGTCCCCCACGCCCGCCGTTCCGGCCAAGGCCGTGCCCCAGCGCACCTGACGCCGCCGCACGAAAAAATACGAACAGAGGACACACACCATGAGCATCGCGAGCGCCGGCACCGCCGGTTCCGCCGTCGCCGACTGGCGGCCCGAGGACACAACTTTTTGGGAAATAACCGGAAAGAAAATCGCGTGGAAGACGCTGTGGATCACCACGGCCAACCTGACCATGGCGTTCGCCGCCTGGTTCCTGGTGTCGGCGCTGGTGGTGCGGCTGCCCGGCATCGGCTTCGCCTTCACCCCCGAACAGCTTTTCTGGCTGACGGCGATGCCGGGGCTGGCCGGCGGCACCCTGCGGATCATCCACACCTTCCTCGTGCCGCTGTACGGCACCCGCCGGGTGGTGGGCTGGTCCACGCTCAGCCTGCTGATCCCGCTGATCGGCTGGTACTACGCCGTGCAGGATCCGACGACGCCGTTCTGGGTGCTGATGGTGCTGTCGTTCCTGGCGGGCCTGGGGGGCGGCAATTTCTCGTCCTTCATGCCGTCCACCAGCCTGTATTTCCCCAAGCGCCTGCAGGGCACGGCGCTGGCGATCCAGGCGGGCATCGGCAATTTCGGCGTCAGCGTGGTGCAGTTCGTCACGCCGTGGATCATCGGCTTCGCCCTGACCGGGGCCACCTTCCTGGGCGGGCCGCAGACCTTCACCAAGGGCGGCGGCACTTCGATGATCTGGCTGCAGAACGCGACCGCCGTCTACATCCCCTTCGTGCTGGTGTTCGGGCTGTCGGCTCTGGCGTTCCTGAAAAGCGTGCCGGTCAAGGCCAACATCCGTGAACAGCTCGATATCTTCGGCAACAAGCATACCTGGCTGATGACGTCGCTGTACGTCATGACCTTCGGCTCCTTCTCCGGTTTCGCCGCCACCTTCCCGCTGCTCATCAAGCAGGTGTACGGCGGGCTCCCCGGCGCGCCCGATCCGCTGGCCTATGCCTTTCTCGGGCCGCTGGTGGGATCGGCCATGCGCGTGGTCGCCGGCCCGCTGTCGGACAAGTTCGGCGGCGCGCGGGTGACCCACCTCGCCGGCATCGGTCTGGTGGTGTGCGCCATCGCCGTCACCTTCTTCACCGCACCCACGTCGATGGACAGCTTCCCCCTGTTCGTCGGCTGCATGCTGGGGCTGTTCTTCTTCTCCGGCATCGGCAACGCCTCCACCTTCAAGCAGATTCCCATGATCCTGCCGCCGCGCCAGGCGGGGGGCGTCATCGGCTGGACCGCGGCGGTGGCCGCCTATGGCCCCTTCGTGTTCGGCATGGCGTTCGGCGCCGCCTTCGCCGCCACCGGCTCGCCCAACATCTTCTTCCAGGCCGTTGCCGTCTTCTTCGCCATCAACATCGCGATCAACTGGTGGTTCTACGCCCGCAAGGGTGCGGAAGCCCCGTGCTGACCCGTCCCACGCCCCCGGAAGGCTTATAAGGAACGTGCATCATGAGTCATTTCCTCGACCGCCTGATGTTCTTCAAGAAGAATGTCGGCACCTTCTCCAACGGCCACGGCGTGGTGACCCGCGAGGACCGAAGCTGGGAAGAGGCGTACCGCAACCGCTGGCGCCACGACAAGATCGTGCGCTCCACCCACGGGGTGAACTGCACCGGCTCGTGCTCGTGGAAGATCTACGTCAAGGGCGGCATCGTCACCTGGGAAACCCAGCAGACCGACTATCCCCGCACCCGCCCCGACCTGCCCAACCATGAGCCGCGCGGCTGCCAGCGCGGGGCCAGCTATTCCTGGTATCTGTATTCCGCCAACCGGGTGAAATACCCGCTGATCCGCTCGCGGTTGATGAAGCTGTGGCGGGCGGCGCGGCGGACGCAGGATCCGGTGAACGCCTGGGCCTCCATCGTCGAAGATCCGCAGCAGGCCCAATCCTACAAGTCGATCCGCGGCCAGGGCGGCTTCGTCCGCGCCACCTGGGACGAGGTGACGGAGATCATCGCCGCCGCCAACGCCTACACCGCCAAGACCTACGGCCCCGACCGTGTGGCCGGCTTCTCGCCGATCCCGGCCATGTCCATGGTGTCGTACGCCGCCGGAGCGCGCTATCTGTCGCTGATCGGCGGCACCTGTCTGTCGTTCTACGACTGGTATTGCGACCTGCCGCCGGCCAGCCCGCAGACCTGGGGCGAGCAGACCGACGTGCCGGAATCGGCGGACTGGTACAACTCCACCTTCCTGATGGTCTGGGGTTCCAACGTGCCGCAGACCCGCACGCCGGACGCCCATTTCTACACCGAGGTCCGCTACCGCGGCACCAAGAGCGTGGTGGTCACGCCCGACTATTCCGAAGCGTCCAAGTTCGCCGACCTGTGGCTGAACCCCAAGCAGGGCACCGACGCCGCCCTGGCCATGGCCATGGGCCATGTGGTGCTGAAGGAATTCCATCTGTCGGGCAAATCGGCATACTTCCGCGACTATTGCCGCCAGTACACCGACATGCCGTTCCTGGTGAAGCTGAAGCGGCAGGGCAACACTCTGGTGCCCGACCGTTTCGTGCGCACCTCCGACTTCGCCGACAAGCTGGGCCAGGACAACAACCCCGACTGGAAGACGGTCGCCATCGACGAGACGACCGGCAAGGTGGTCGTGCCCGCCGGCTCCGTCGGCTTCCGCTGGGGTGAACAGGGCAAATGGAACCTGGAGGAAAAGGATCACGCCGGCAACGGCACCGATCTGGCCCTGTCGCTGATCGACATCCGCGATGATGTGGCCGGCGTCGCCTTCCCCTATTTCGGCAACCGCAAGCACGACCACTTCACCGGCACCGACCATGACTCGGTGCTGGTGCGCAACGTGCCGGTCAAGCGGCTGGACGCCGCCGAGGGCGAGATGCTGGTGGCCAGCGTCTACGACCTGTTCATGGCCAACTACGGCATCGACCGCGGCCTGGGCGGCGGCAACGTCGCCGCGTCCTATGACGACGACCAGCCCTATACGCCCGCGTGGCAGGAACGGATCACCGGCGTCAAGCGGGATCTGGTCATCACCACCGCCCGCGAGTTCGCCGACAACGCCGACAAGACCCGCGGCAAGTCCATGGTGATTTTGGGGGCCGCCCTCAATCACTGGTACCACATGGATATGAACTACCGCGGCATCATCAATCTGCTGGTGATGTGCGGCTGCATCGGCCAGTCGGGCGGCGGCTGGTCCCATTACGTGGGCCAGGAAAAGCTGCGCCCGCAATCGGGGTGGACGCCGCTGGCCTTCGGGCTGGACTGGGTGCGCCCGTCGCGGCAGATGAACGGCACCTCCTATTTCTACGCCCACACCGACCAGTGGCGGTACGAGAAGCTGTCGGTGGCCGAGATCCTGTCGCCGCTGGCCGACGCCAACGAATACGGCGGCAGCCTGATCGACTACAACGTGCGGGCCGAGCGCATGGGCTGGCTGCCCTCCTCGCCGCAGATGGAGACCAACCCGCTCCAGATCACCCGCGATGCCGCCAAGGCCGGCGCCGAGGTGAAGGACTACATGGTCAAGGGCCTGAAGGACGGCGGCCTGCGCCTGTCGTGCGAAGACCCGGACAACCCCAGGAACTACCCGCGCAACCTGTTCGTCTGGCGTTCCAACCTGCTGGGGTCGTCGGGCAAGGGGCACGAGTATTTCCTCAAGCACCTGCTGGGCACCCACAACGGCGTGATGGGCAAGGATCTGGGCCAGGAGGGCGAGGCCAAACCCACCGAAGTGGTGTGGCGCGACGACGCCCCGGCCGGAAAGCTGGACCTGCTGGTCACCATCGACTTCCGCATGTCCACCACCTGCGTCTATTCCGACATCGTTCTGCCGACGGCCACGTGGTACGAGAAGAACGACCTCAACACCTCCGACATGCACCCCTTCATCCACCCGCTGACCGCCGCCGTCGATCCGGCGTGGGAAGCGCGGTCGGACTGGGAGATCTTCAAGGGCATCGCCAAGACGTTCTCCGACGTCGTGCCCGGCCATCTGGGCGTGGAAAAGGATGTGGTGCTGGTGCCGCTGATGCACGACACGCCGGGCGAACTGGGCCAGGCGCTGGACGTGAAGGACTGGAAGAAGGGCGAGACCGATCCCATCCCCGGCAAGACCATGCCCGGCATGGTGGTGGTCGAACGCGACTATCCCAACACCTACAAGCGGTTCACCTCGCTCGGACCACTGATGTCCACGCTCGGCAACGGCGGCAAGGGCATGGGGTGGAAGACCGATGACGAAATCGAATTCCTGAAGGAGTTGAACGGGGTCGTCACCGAGGAAGGTCCGAGCCAGGGCCTGCCCCGCATCGACACCGACATCCACGCCGCGGAAGTCATCCTGACCCTGGCGCCGGAAACCAACGGCCACGTGGCGGTCAAGGCGTGGGAATCGCTGGGCAAGGCCACCGGCCTCGACCACACCCATCTGGCCATCCCGCGCGAGGACGACAAGATCCGCTTCCGCGACGTGGTGGCCCAGCCGCGCAAGATCATCTCCTCCCCCATCTGGTCGGGGCTGGAAAGCGAGAAGGTCAGCTACAACGCCTGCTACACCAACGTCCATGAACTGATCCCGTGGCGCACCCTGACCGGCCGCCAGCAGCTTTATCAGGATCACCCGTGGATGCGGGCGTTCGGCGAAGGCTTCTGCGTCTACCGCCCGCCGGTCGATCTGAAGACCGTCAAGCCGGTCATCAACGTCAAGGACGACGGCCAGCCGCAACTGGTGCTGAACTGGATCACCCCGCACCAGAAATGGGGCATCCATTCCACCTACACCGACAACCTGCTGATGCTCACCCTGTCGCGCGGCGGCCCCATCGTGTGGATCGCCGAGGTGGATGCCAAGAAGGCCGGCATCGCCGACAACGACTGGATCGAGGTCTACAACGTCAACGGCGCCATCGCCTGCCGCGCCGTGGTGTCCCAGCGCGTGCCGTCGGGCATGTGCATGATGTACCACGCCCAGGAAAAGATCGTGAACACCCCCGGTTCCAAGGTCACCGGGCACCGCGGCGGCATCCACAACTCGGTCACCCGCACGGTGACCAAGCCGACGCACATGATCGGCGGCTATGCCCAGCAATCCTACGGCTTCAACTATTACGGCACCGTCGGGGCCAACCGCGACGAATTCGTGATCGTCCGCAAGATGACCCAGGTGGACTGGATGGACGGATCCCCGGTCCAGCCCATCCAGGCAGCGGAATAACAGCGGCCACCGCGAGACCAAGGAGCACATTCTCATGAAGATCCGCGCGCAAATCGCGATGGTCCTGAACCTGGACAAATGCATCGGCTGCCACACCTGCTCGGTGACCTGCAAGAACGTCTGGACCTCACGCGAGGGCGTCGAATACGCCTGGTTCAACAACGTCGAAACCAAGCCCGGCGTCGGCTATCCCAAGGAATGGGAGAATCAGGACAAATGGAAGGGCGGCTGGGTCCGTAACGCCGACGGTAAGCTGGAGCCGCGCATCGGCGGCAAGTGGCGGGTGCTGGCGAACATCTTCGCCAACCCCGACCTGCCGGAAATCGACGACTATTACGAACCCTTCACCTTCGACTACCAGAACCTCCAGACCGCACCGGAAGGCAAGACCATGCCCACGGCGCGCCCCGTCTCGCTGATCACCGGCGAGAAAATGGACAAGATCAACTGGGGGCCGAACTGGGAAGAAATCCTGGGCGGCGAGTTCGAAAAACGGTCCAAGGACAAGAATTTCGACGGCATCCAGAAGGAAATCTACGGCCAGTTCGAAAACACCTTCATGATGTACCTGCCGCGCCTGTGCGAGCATTGCCTCAATCCGGCGTGCGTGGCCTCCTGCCCCTCCGGCTCCATCTACAAGCGCGAGGAGGACGGCATCGTCCTGGTCGATCAGGACAAGTGCCGCGGCTGGCGCATGTGCGTGTCCGGCTGCCCCTATAAGAAGATCTATTACAACTGGCAGTCGGGCAAGGCGGAGAAGTGCACCTTCTGCTTCCCGCGCATCGAGGTGGGCCAGCCCACCGTGTGCTCGGAAACCTGCGTCGGGCGCATCCGCTATCTGGGGGTGGTGCTGTACGACGCCGACCGCATCGAGACGGCGGCCAGCGTCACCGACGAGCGCAACCTTTACAAATCGCAGCTCGACATCTTCCTGGATCCCAAGGATCCCGGCGTCATCGAGCAGGCCCGCAAGGACGGCGTGCCGGACGCGTGGCTGGAGGCCGCCCGCCAGTCGCCCATCTGGAAGATGGCCATGGAATGGAAGGTGGCGCTGCCGCTCCACCCCGAATACCGCACGCTGCCGATGGTCTGGTACATCCCGCCGCTGTCACCGATCCAGGGTGCCGCCGAACAGGGGCACATCGGCTTCAAGGACGGGCTGCCCGACCTCGACTCCCTGCGCATCCCGGTCAAGTACCTCGCCAACCTGCTGACGGCGGGCGACGAGCAGCCGGTGCGCGACGCGCTGACCCGCATGTTCGCCATGCGCGTCTACCAGCGCGGCCGCCACGTGGACGGCACCTTGAACAAGGACGTGCTGCGCGCCGCCAATCTCACCGCCCATCAGGTGGAGGAAATGTACAGCCTGATGGCCATCGCCAATTACGAGGACCGCTTCGTCATCCCGACGACGCACCGCGAATACGCCGAAAACACCTTCGACCTGCGCGGCACCTGCGGCTTCAGCTTCGGCAACGGCTGCGCCGACGGCGTGACGCCGGCCGGGCTGTTCGGGGCGAAGAAGACCAAGGCACCGGAGGGCGTGAAATGAACGGCACCGGAGAGCGTGACATGAAACGCTGCGACACCGTCAAGGCGTTGGGGATGCTGCTGACCTATCCCAGCGAGGATCTGGTGGCCGCCCGCACCGACATCCAGCAGGTCATCACCGGGGAGGGGCTGCTCAGCCGCCCCGTCCTGGCCCAGGTGGGGGCGCTGGTCCGCGCCCTGGGCGACACCGACCTGTACGACCTGCAGGAACGCTACATCCAGCTTTTCGACCGCAGCCGCACCCTGTCGCTGCATCTCTACGAGCATGTCCACGGCGAATCCCGCGAGCGCGGCCCCGCCATGGTCAATCTCCGCGAGATCTACCGCAGCTACGGCTTCGAGATCGACAGCCGCGAGCTGCCCGACTTCCTGCCCATGCTGTGCGAGTTCCTGTCGCAGGTGCCGGAAGCCACGGCGCGGGAGATCCTGGGCGAGGCGCGGGTGGTGCTGGACGCCCTGTGCGTCCGGCTGGAGGAGCGCGCCAGCCCGTATGCCGGCGTGCTGGCCGCCCTGGCCGAGTTGACCGGCGCCCCCGCCGACGCCACCGCGGTGGCCGCCCACATCAAGGCCGAGGGCGAGGACGACGACGCCGGCGACCTGGACGCCATGGACCGCATCTGGGAGGAAGCGTCGGTCGCCTTCGGCGCCGGCGACGCCATGGCGGGGGCCTGCCCCCTGGTTCAATCCCCGCAGGCCTGACGCCGCGGCACACGGAAGACGTTCCCCATGTCCTATCTTCACACCCTTCTGTTCGGTTACGCCCCCTATGTGGCGCTGACCGTGTTCCTGGCGGGCAGCCTGATCCGTTTCGACCGCGAGCAGTACACATGGCGGTCCGGCTCCAGCCAGATGCTGCGCAAGCAGTCGCTGCAGCTCGGGTCCAACCTGTTCCATGTCGGCATCCTGCTGCTGTTCATGGGCCATTTCTTCGGCCTGCTGACCCCGCCGGAGGTCTATCACGCCTTCGGCCTGTCGGTGGGGGCCAAGCAGTGGCTGGCGATCATCGCCGGCTCGGTGTTCGGCACCGTCTGCTTCATCGGGCTGACGCTGCTGCTGCACCGCCGCCTGACCGACGCGCGCATCCGCAAGACCTCAAGCCCGATGGATCTGGTGATCCTGGGCGTGCTGTGGGTGCAGCTCGTGCTGGGGCTGGCCACCATCCCGGCATCCATCGCCCATTCCGACGGCGGCACCATGCTGGCCCTGGCCGACTGGGCGCAGCGGATCGTCACCTTCCGCGCCGGTGCGGCGGAGGCCGTGGCCGACGTGGGCCTGGTCTACAAGCTGCATCTGGTGCTGGGCATGGTGATGGTCCTGCTCTTCCCCTTCTCGCGGCTGGTGCACATCTGGTCCGCCCCGGTCTGGTATCTGGGCCGGCGCTATCAGGTGGTGCGCACCCGCTTCCGCCACGGCTGAGCCGTACTACCCAACGTCGGTCATTCAGGAGCGTGTCATGACGATCAGCGTGAACGGTGCGGCCATCAGCAGCGGCGCCATCGACCGGGAGGTCCAGTATCACCCGGCCCCCACCCTGGAGGAGGCCCGGTTCGCGGCGGCCCGTGCGCTGGTCGTCCGGCACCTGCTGCTGGCCGAAGCCGGACGGGCGGAGGCGGCAGACAACGCCGCGGATGACGCGGAGGAGGAGGCCGCCATCCAGGCCGTCCTAAGCCGGGCCATCACCCTGCCCGACCCGGACGAGGACACCTGCCGCCGCTATTACGCCAACAACCCGGACCGTTTCCGCAGCCCGGACATCTTCGAGGCGTGCCACATCCTCTTCCCCGCCCGCCCCGGCGACGAGGCCGCCCGGACCGCCGCCCGGCAAAAGGCGCTGGACACCATCCGCATCCTGACCGCCGAGCCGGAACGCTTCGCCGAACTGGCCCTCACCCTGTCCGCCTGCCCGTCCGGGGCGGTGGGCGGCAGCCTGGGGCAGGTCAGCCGGGGGCAGACCACGCCGGAACTGGAGACGTTCTTCTACAACCTGATGCCGGGCACCCTGTGCCCGGTGCCGGTGCCGACCCCCTACGGCTATCACGTGCTGCGGCTCGACCGCCGCGCGTTCGGACGCCCCCTGCCCTTCGAGGTGGTCCACGCCACCATCGCCGCCCACTTGCGGCAGGCGTCGTGGCAGCGGGCGGTCCACCAGTACGTTTCCCTGCTGGTGGGACAGGCCCGGATCGACGGCATCGACCTCGGCGGTGCCACGTCGCCGCTGGTGCAGTGACGGCGCGCCGGGAAAGGAAGGAAACTCGGCCATGGCCACCCGTGACGGCGATCCCCTGCTCCACCTGCTGGAAGGCTTCGAGGAATTCCGGCTGTCCAGCCTGCGGAGCAACCCCGGCCTGTTCCGCCGGCTGGCGCAGGAGGGGCAGTCGCCCAAGGTGCTGGTCATCGGCTGCTCCGATTCCCGCGTCGATCCGGCGATCCTGACCCACTGCCAGCCGGGCGACCTGTTCGTCGTGCGCAACGTGGCGGCCATCGTGCCGCCCTATGAGCGGGACGGGCGTCACCACGGCACCAGTTCGGCGCTGGAATTCGGCGTCCGCTCGTTGCGGGTCGAGCACGTCATCGTGCTGGGCCACGCCGCGTGCGGCGGCGTGCGGGCGCTGGCGGAAGGAACCGGCGCCGGCCCCGGCGCGGGTTTCGAATTCCTCGCCGATTGGGTGGGCATCGCCGCCGAGGCGCGGGCGGCGGTGGAAACCGCCCTGCACGCCGCCCCGGACGGGCGGCGGCGGCGGGTTCTGGAACAGGCCACCGTGCTGCTGTCCCTGCGCAACCTGCTGGGCTATCCCTGGGTGCGGGAACGGGTGGAGTCGGGGCTGCTGACGCTGCACGGCTGGTATTTCGACATCCACGACGGCGAACTGATGGCCTTCGACGCCGAAGCCCTGCGGTTCCTGGCGGTGCGGGGGCGGCTGGAAGGCATGCCCCTGGGCCTGCGCCCCTGCGTCCGGGGGTGCGGGTGCGGCACCGGGGTGGATCTGCACGCCTTCACCAGCGCCGAAGCGCTGCGCGAGGTGCCGTGGGCGAAGCCTTCCACCACAGCAAAAAAGAATCCATCCGCGGGAAAAATTGCTGAAGCTTGACCACAATCAAGTGACCGCAGGAAATAAGACCATATAATCATGGACGAAAGACGCCCTCTCTCACGTCTTTCTCTCCACGAGGATAGCAGACTTACGTCACGAAAACTCCCTTCCGGCGCCACGCCGGAAGGGCTTTCTTTCTGACTGCCACCTTGTGGCGATTTTCATTCCGAAAGGCCCCGCTCATGACCTCCACCTTCGTCCCTCCTCCGCGGGCGGCGGAAACGCTGATGGCGCGCGCGGCCCTGACGCTGGGACGCGGCATCATCAGCCGCCCGTTCGGCGGCCCGCCGGTCCAGGCCGTGCTCGACCTGGGCATGGCGCTGCTCCGCCGCCGCCACCCCGGCCTGTGCGGGCGGCTGGCGGATCTGGACGGTGCCGAGGTGCTGATCGACCCCACCGACATGCCGGCGTGCCTGACGCTGCGGCTGGGACCGGCCCCACGGCTGCGGCTGGTGCGGCGCGACGGCGCCCCGCCGTGCACCGCCGCCGTCCGCGGCCGCTTCGCCGTGCTGCTGGACCTGCTGGAGGGCCGCATCGACGGCGACGCCCTGTTCTTTTCCCGTGACCTGACCGTGGAGGGCGACACCGAAACCGTGGT
Proteins encoded in this window:
- a CDS encoding MFS transporter, coding for MNHLDDISPGQRTRALTMSTVAFTVCFAVWTIFAIIGVQIKNELGLTDTQFGLLAGTPILTGSLSRLFLGIWTDQYGGRIVYVAVMASAAVATFLLTYADSYPLFLLAALAMGIAGGAFAVGVAYVSRWYPKERQGTALGIFGMGNVGAAVTKFVAPFVMVAYGWEMVAQVWAAAILVMAAIFWVSTEDDPVLVRRRAAGSPPESTAMHLSPLKNIQVWRFALYYFFVFGAFVALALWLPRYYVGVYGLDIKTAGMLGAAYSIPASVFRAFGGVLSDRIGARRVLYWTFGVSALCSFLLAYPATDYVVQGIKGPIAFSFAIGLVPFTILTFVLGFFMSLGKAAVYKHIPVYYPDNVGSVGGIVGLIGGLGGFILPIVFGALNDLTGIWTSCFMLLFLIVATAFVWMHLAVGRMERRHLPSLKNLPELPELDGAGQAPPSPTPAVPAKAVPQRT
- a CDS encoding MFS transporter, producing the protein MSIASAGTAGSAVADWRPEDTTFWEITGKKIAWKTLWITTANLTMAFAAWFLVSALVVRLPGIGFAFTPEQLFWLTAMPGLAGGTLRIIHTFLVPLYGTRRVVGWSTLSLLIPLIGWYYAVQDPTTPFWVLMVLSFLAGLGGGNFSSFMPSTSLYFPKRLQGTALAIQAGIGNFGVSVVQFVTPWIIGFALTGATFLGGPQTFTKGGGTSMIWLQNATAVYIPFVLVFGLSALAFLKSVPVKANIREQLDIFGNKHTWLMTSLYVMTFGSFSGFAATFPLLIKQVYGGLPGAPDPLAYAFLGPLVGSAMRVVAGPLSDKFGGARVTHLAGIGLVVCAIAVTFFTAPTSMDSFPLFVGCMLGLFFFSGIGNASTFKQIPMILPPRQAGGVIGWTAAVAAYGPFVFGMAFGAAFAATGSPNIFFQAVAVFFAINIAINWWFYARKGAEAPC
- a CDS encoding nitrate reductase subunit alpha; protein product: MSHFLDRLMFFKKNVGTFSNGHGVVTREDRSWEEAYRNRWRHDKIVRSTHGVNCTGSCSWKIYVKGGIVTWETQQTDYPRTRPDLPNHEPRGCQRGASYSWYLYSANRVKYPLIRSRLMKLWRAARRTQDPVNAWASIVEDPQQAQSYKSIRGQGGFVRATWDEVTEIIAAANAYTAKTYGPDRVAGFSPIPAMSMVSYAAGARYLSLIGGTCLSFYDWYCDLPPASPQTWGEQTDVPESADWYNSTFLMVWGSNVPQTRTPDAHFYTEVRYRGTKSVVVTPDYSEASKFADLWLNPKQGTDAALAMAMGHVVLKEFHLSGKSAYFRDYCRQYTDMPFLVKLKRQGNTLVPDRFVRTSDFADKLGQDNNPDWKTVAIDETTGKVVVPAGSVGFRWGEQGKWNLEEKDHAGNGTDLALSLIDIRDDVAGVAFPYFGNRKHDHFTGTDHDSVLVRNVPVKRLDAAEGEMLVASVYDLFMANYGIDRGLGGGNVAASYDDDQPYTPAWQERITGVKRDLVITTAREFADNADKTRGKSMVILGAALNHWYHMDMNYRGIINLLVMCGCIGQSGGGWSHYVGQEKLRPQSGWTPLAFGLDWVRPSRQMNGTSYFYAHTDQWRYEKLSVAEILSPLADANEYGGSLIDYNVRAERMGWLPSSPQMETNPLQITRDAAKAGAEVKDYMVKGLKDGGLRLSCEDPDNPRNYPRNLFVWRSNLLGSSGKGHEYFLKHLLGTHNGVMGKDLGQEGEAKPTEVVWRDDAPAGKLDLLVTIDFRMSTTCVYSDIVLPTATWYEKNDLNTSDMHPFIHPLTAAVDPAWEARSDWEIFKGIAKTFSDVVPGHLGVEKDVVLVPLMHDTPGELGQALDVKDWKKGETDPIPGKTMPGMVVVERDYPNTYKRFTSLGPLMSTLGNGGKGMGWKTDDEIEFLKELNGVVTEEGPSQGLPRIDTDIHAAEVILTLAPETNGHVAVKAWESLGKATGLDHTHLAIPREDDKIRFRDVVAQPRKIISSPIWSGLESEKVSYNACYTNVHELIPWRTLTGRQQLYQDHPWMRAFGEGFCVYRPPVDLKTVKPVINVKDDGQPQLVLNWITPHQKWGIHSTYTDNLLMLTLSRGGPIVWIAEVDAKKAGIADNDWIEVYNVNGAIACRAVVSQRVPSGMCMMYHAQEKIVNTPGSKVTGHRGGIHNSVTRTVTKPTHMIGGYAQQSYGFNYYGTVGANRDEFVIVRKMTQVDWMDGSPVQPIQAAE
- the narH gene encoding nitrate reductase subunit beta, which gives rise to MKIRAQIAMVLNLDKCIGCHTCSVTCKNVWTSREGVEYAWFNNVETKPGVGYPKEWENQDKWKGGWVRNADGKLEPRIGGKWRVLANIFANPDLPEIDDYYEPFTFDYQNLQTAPEGKTMPTARPVSLITGEKMDKINWGPNWEEILGGEFEKRSKDKNFDGIQKEIYGQFENTFMMYLPRLCEHCLNPACVASCPSGSIYKREEDGIVLVDQDKCRGWRMCVSGCPYKKIYYNWQSGKAEKCTFCFPRIEVGQPTVCSETCVGRIRYLGVVLYDADRIETAASVTDERNLYKSQLDIFLDPKDPGVIEQARKDGVPDAWLEAARQSPIWKMAMEWKVALPLHPEYRTLPMVWYIPPLSPIQGAAEQGHIGFKDGLPDLDSLRIPVKYLANLLTAGDEQPVRDALTRMFAMRVYQRGRHVDGTLNKDVLRAANLTAHQVEEMYSLMAIANYEDRFVIPTTHREYAENTFDLRGTCGFSFGNGCADGVTPAGLFGAKKTKAPEGVK
- the narJ gene encoding nitrate reductase molybdenum cofactor assembly chaperone, encoding MNGTGERDMKRCDTVKALGMLLTYPSEDLVAARTDIQQVITGEGLLSRPVLAQVGALVRALGDTDLYDLQERYIQLFDRSRTLSLHLYEHVHGESRERGPAMVNLREIYRSYGFEIDSRELPDFLPMLCEFLSQVPEATAREILGEARVVLDALCVRLEERASPYAGVLAALAELTGAPADATAVAAHIKAEGEDDDAGDLDAMDRIWEEASVAFGAGDAMAGACPLVQSPQA
- the narI gene encoding respiratory nitrate reductase subunit gamma, yielding MSYLHTLLFGYAPYVALTVFLAGSLIRFDREQYTWRSGSSQMLRKQSLQLGSNLFHVGILLLFMGHFFGLLTPPEVYHAFGLSVGAKQWLAIIAGSVFGTVCFIGLTLLLHRRLTDARIRKTSSPMDLVILGVLWVQLVLGLATIPASIAHSDGGTMLALADWAQRIVTFRAGAAEAVADVGLVYKLHLVLGMVMVLLFPFSRLVHIWSAPVWYLGRRYQVVRTRFRHG
- a CDS encoding peptidylprolyl isomerase — its product is MTISVNGAAISSGAIDREVQYHPAPTLEEARFAAARALVVRHLLLAEAGRAEAADNAADDAEEEAAIQAVLSRAITLPDPDEDTCRRYYANNPDRFRSPDIFEACHILFPARPGDEAARTAARQKALDTIRILTAEPERFAELALTLSACPSGAVGGSLGQVSRGQTTPELETFFYNLMPGTLCPVPVPTPYGYHVLRLDRRAFGRPLPFEVVHATIAAHLRQASWQRAVHQYVSLLVGQARIDGIDLGGATSPLVQ
- a CDS encoding carbonic anhydrase, with protein sequence MATRDGDPLLHLLEGFEEFRLSSLRSNPGLFRRLAQEGQSPKVLVIGCSDSRVDPAILTHCQPGDLFVVRNVAAIVPPYERDGRHHGTSSALEFGVRSLRVEHVIVLGHAACGGVRALAEGTGAGPGAGFEFLADWVGIAAEARAAVETALHAAPDGRRRRVLEQATVLLSLRNLLGYPWVRERVESGLLTLHGWYFDIHDGELMAFDAEALRFLAVRGRLEGMPLGLRPCVRGCGCGTGVDLHAFTSAEALREVPWAKPSTTAKKNPSAGKIAEA
- the ubiT gene encoding ubiquinone anaerobic biosynthesis accessory factor UbiT; the encoded protein is MTSTFVPPPRAAETLMARAALTLGRGIISRPFGGPPVQAVLDLGMALLRRRHPGLCGRLADLDGAEVLIDPTDMPACLTLRLGPAPRLRLVRRDGAPPCTAAVRGRFAVLLDLLEGRIDGDALFFSRDLTVEGDTETVVALRNAVDGEDMNLSAALAALPGPLGRLAPPAHAVLTRVLTVAGSRFSHRTERPSQP